The following is a genomic window from Desulfofarcimen acetoxidans DSM 771.
ATAACCTATCACTATACACCAGAAATCCCGATGACTATAAGTATGTTGAACATGCAAATCTAAAAGTAACAGTACCCTACCAATACCAACCGTCAGTCAGTAGAGATTAAAGTAATCCTGCATACCTAACAGGAAGTGAAGATTTGAATAAATATAAAAATAAATATGCAGTTATACGTGCTATGTTAAGCGGTACCATGGACCAGGATGAAGTTATGCTGGCTTATGGTATAATACCGAAGTTAGCTGAACTGGCGCATGATGTAGCAGCTTTTGTTTACCGCTCCAGAAAAGACAGATTTTACATAATAGTTAATCAATATCTTAGCCAAGAAACAAGAAAAGCTGTATTTTTTCATGAGCTCTGTCACATTATTAGGGACATGCCCGCCGCTGGCTATATTCTTGGCTTAAATAGGCAGAGAAGTCCAATTGAAAAGAGGGCTGATTTATTTATAAAAGAAGTAGCAGCAGCATTTAACACCCATAACGGGTGATTTTGTGTTTTAGGGGTGATTCGACAA
Proteins encoded in this region:
- a CDS encoding ImmA/IrrE family metallo-endopeptidase; this translates as MNKYKNKYAVIRAMLSGTMDQDEVMLAYGIIPKLAELAHDVAAFVYRSRKDRFYIIVNQYLSQETRKAVFFHELCHIIRDMPAAGYILGLNRQRSPIEKRADLFIKEVAAAFNTHNG